One genomic window of Azospirillum sp. TSH100 includes the following:
- a CDS encoding lysozyme inhibitor LprI family protein: MRPLSLVGGLLAAGSLLAVLTAVPALSAPADTPSPEAAAPEVAPTALGCDSAETPVAQLICRDPKLAAAGEAMDAALAALGETTNDTGRAAIEDTQTVWRARRDEACPVSAADLADAKMTKTRGDCLLRVIRQRTMALETERNLRSHPVADLPLSVTGAAARRFDAPESQPAPFNRKVALSTLVGRWAKADPADRAAIDDCRSSYLEIGTDRALHAVDSRLPLFPLNGTLAGDGDPVQGIPLLPAGPAEGAPAPLATLRLLPADSPRLDRLILRMEPPATFAAELVRCR; this comes from the coding sequence ATGCGCCCCCTGTCCCTGGTTGGTGGTCTTCTGGCCGCCGGCTCCCTGCTCGCGGTGCTGACTGCGGTTCCGGCCCTCTCGGCTCCGGCGGACACTCCTTCGCCCGAGGCGGCAGCTCCGGAGGTGGCTCCGACAGCACTCGGCTGCGATTCGGCGGAGACGCCGGTGGCGCAGCTGATATGCCGCGATCCGAAGCTGGCGGCGGCCGGCGAGGCCATGGACGCGGCGCTGGCCGCGCTCGGTGAGACCACCAATGATACCGGGCGCGCGGCGATCGAGGACACCCAGACGGTCTGGCGAGCGCGGCGGGACGAGGCCTGTCCGGTCAGCGCGGCCGACCTGGCCGATGCCAAGATGACGAAGACGCGCGGCGACTGCCTGCTGCGCGTCATCCGCCAGCGCACGATGGCGCTGGAGACGGAACGCAATCTGCGCTCCCATCCGGTCGCCGATCTGCCGCTGTCGGTCACCGGCGCCGCCGCCCGTCGTTTTGACGCGCCGGAATCGCAGCCGGCTCCCTTCAACCGCAAAGTGGCACTGTCGACTCTGGTCGGCCGCTGGGCCAAGGCCGACCCGGCCGATCGCGCGGCCATCGACGACTGCCGCAGTTCCTACCTGGAAATAGGGACCGACCGTGCCCTGCACGCCGTGGATTCGCGGCTGCCGCTGTTCCCGCTGAACGGTACGCTGGCGGGCGATGGCGACCCGGTGCAGGGGATTCCCCTGTTGCCAGCCGGCCCGGCGGAGGGGGCACCGGCCCCCCTGGCGACTCTGCGGCTTCTGCCCGCCGATTCGCCACGTCTCGACCGGCTGATCCTGCGCATGGAGCCGCCGGCGACTTTCGCCGCCGAACTGGTGCGTTGCCGCTAA